The Euphorbia lathyris chromosome 2, ddEupLath1.1, whole genome shotgun sequence genome includes a window with the following:
- the LOC136218703 gene encoding putative pentatricopeptide repeat-containing protein At3g23330 yields MTCRISLLLRSPQTINSKYQVKQLHAQILKFTPLSSTNLSTLISIYCNFNLLHYSLLLFNTLHSPPVLAYKSIIRCYTSHGLCVQALACFMHMRASGKFPDHNVFPSVLKASTLLLDLKLGESIHGCIIRLGMDFDLYTGNALMNMYAKFQSSHKCVSMEKNVPNVFDVMPERKRYSRLGSDLVDNVGRSSNIDNVRKIFETMPNRDLVSWNTVISRDAQNGMHEQALVMVREMGKAYLKPDPFTLSSVLPIFAEYVNVDKGKEIHAYTIRHGFDQDVVIGSSLIDMYAKCTRVEDSLRLFNVLPQRDAISWNSIIAGCVQNSLFDEGLRFFRLMMKEKIRPKPVSFSSILPACSHMTTLNLGKQLHGHIIRIGYDDNMFIASSLVDMYAKCGNINVARWIFDQMETHDMVAWTAIIMGYALHGHAPNAIFLFDQMETRQVRPNYVVFIAVLTACSHAGLVDEACRYFNSMTRNYGIDPGLEHYAAMADVLGRAGKLDEAFSLLSRMDRPIGSVWSSLLASCRVHKNVDLAEIVAKKIFEVDPENEGAYILLANTYAAARRWKDAMKLRVLMRNKGIKKNHACSWIEVKNKMHAFMAGDRSHPEYNKIYEALKVLLEKMEQEGYVPDTSEEIHDVEDEQKKYLLYGHSERLAIAYGIISTLAGTTIRVTKNIRVCSDCHTAIKYMSKIVEREIVVRDNNRFHHFKDGKCSCGDYW; encoded by the coding sequence ATGACTTGTAGAATCAGCTTACTCCTCAGAAGCCCCCAAACTATAAATTCCAAATATCAAGTGAAACAATTGCATGCTCAAATCCTCAAATTCACCCCTCTCTCTTCCACCAATCTCTCCACTCTCATCTCTATTTATTGCAACTTCAACCTCCTACACTATTCCTTGCTTCTCTTCAACACCCTCCATTCACCACCAGTTCTTGCCTATAAATCTATCATCAGATGCTACACTTCCCATGGCCTTTGTGTTCAAGCCTTGGCGTGTTTTATGCATATGAGAGCTTCTGGTAAATTTCCAGATCATAATGTCTTCCCCTCTGTGCTCAAGGCCTCCACCTTATTATTGGACTTAAAACTAGGCGAGTCTATTCATGGCTGCATTATTAGGTTGGGAATGGACTTTGATTTGTATACCGGCAATGCCCTGATGAATATGTATGCAAAATTTCAGAGCTCGCATAAGTGTGTTTCTATGGAGAAGAATGTGCCTAACGTGTTTGACGTAATGCCCGAGAGAAAACGTTATAGTCGATTGGGTAGTGATCTTGTAGACAATGTGGGGAGGAGTTCAAATATAGATAATGTAAGAAAGATTTTTGAGACGATGCCAAATAGAGACCTTGTTTCTTGGAATACTGTGATTTCAAGGGATGCACAGAATGGGATGCATGAACAAGCTCTAGTGATGGTTAGAGAGATGGGAAAAGCCTACTTGAAGCCTGATCCATTCACTTTATCAAGTGTGCTTCCTATATTTGCTGAATATGTGAATGTTGACAAGGGAAAAGAGATTCACGCTTATACCATTAGACATGGCTTTGATCAAGACGTGGTTATTGGTAGTAGCTTAATTGACATGTATGCAAAGTGTACTCGAGTGGAAGATTCACTACGTTTGTTTAATGTATTACCCCAACGAGATGCCATTTCATGGAACTCTATAATTGCAGGGTGTGTGCAGAACAGTCTGTTTGATGAAGGCCTAAGATTCTTTCGGCTGATGATGAAGGAAAAAATTAGGCCAAAGCCAGTTTCTTTTTCCAGTATTTTACCGGCTTGTTCTCATATGACAACATTGAATTTGGGAAAGCAGCTACATGGACACATAATTAGGATTGGCTATGATGATAATATGTTCATAGCTAGTTCCCTTGTGGACATGTATGCCAAATGTGGGAATATTAATGTAGCAAGATGGATCTTTGATCAAATGGAAACACATGATATGGTAGCATGGACAGCCATAATCATGGGTTATGCTTTACATGGTCATGCCCCTAAtgccattttcttatttgatcAGATGGAAACTAGGCAAGTGAGACCAAACTATGTGGTTTTTATTGCTGTGCTAACTGCTTGTAGTCATGCGGGTTTGGTGGATGAAGCTTGCAGATACTTTAACAGTATGACTCGGAATTACGGGATTGACCCAGGCTTAGAACACTATGCTGCAATGGCAGATGTTCTTGGAAGAGCTGGAAAGTTGGATGAAGCTTTTAGTTTACTCTCTCGAATGGACCGGCCAATAGGAAGTGTTTGGTCATCATTGCTAGCTTCTTGTAGAGTCCACAAAAATGTTGACTTGGCTGAAATTGTTGCCAAGAAGATTTTTGAGGTTGATCCAGAGAATGAGGGAGCTTATATTCTCCTAGCAAATACATATGCAGCTGCTCGGAGATGGAAGGATGCGATGAAATTGCGAGTTCTTATGAGGAACAAGGGCATAAAGAAAAATCATGCTTGCAGCTGGATTGAAGTTAAAAACAAGATGCATGCTTTCATGGCAGGAGATAGATCGCATccagaatacaataaaatatacGAAGCTTTGAAAGTCCTGCTAGAGAAGATGGAGCAAGAAGGGTATGTTCCGGACACAAGTGAAGAGATTCATGACGTTGAGGATGAGCAGAAGAAGTACTTGTTATATGGGCACAGTGAGAGACTTGCAATAGCATATGGCATCATCAGTACTCTGGCCGGAACAACGATTCGAGTCACGAAGAACATTCGTGTGTGTTCAGACTGCCATACAGCAATAAAATATATGTCAAAGATAGTTGAAAGAGAAATAGTAGTTCGGGATAATAACCGCTTTCACCATTTCAAGGATGGAAAGTGTTCATGTGGAGATTATTGGTGA
- the LOC136218702 gene encoding uncharacterized protein At4g14342 — translation MQASDRFNINSQLEHLQAKYVGTGHADLNRFEWAVNIQRDSYASYVGHYPILAYFAIAENESIGRERYNFMQKMLLPCGLPPEREDD, via the exons ATGCAG GCCAGTGATAGGTTTAACATCAATTCCCAGCTTGAGCATCTTCAAGCTAAATATGTTGGGACCGGTCACGCAGATTTAAATCGATT TGAATGGGCGGTGAACATTCAGCGTGATAGCTATGCATCATATGTTGGCCATTACCCTATACTGGCTTACTTTGCTATTGCCGAAAATGAGTCCATTGGAAGGGAACGTTACAACTTCATGCAG AAAATGCTGTTACCATGCGGTCTACCCCCTGAGAGAGAAGATGATTGA